From the Drechmeria coniospora strain ARSEF 6962 chromosome 02, whole genome shotgun sequence genome, the window TCTCGACAGACCATGAAACCAAGATTGAACCCAAGCTGCAAAGCTGAACTGCTTACGAGCCAGTCATCGTCGCAAGCCGAATGCACCGACCAGAAATGTTGTCCTGGTACCCCCTGAGACTGGAGACTCAACCAAACGAAATGGACATGTAGAGGTCGAAATCCTTGTTCTTCAATCGCGAGGCCGAAAACTCTAATCTGACCGCTCACCCAATTGCTCGCACGGATCTCGTTTCCAACCGGCTCTGACGATTCCTCGAGCACTGCTGTTGTTTTACGTCCCGAAGATTGGCAACTCCTGACCCAAAACTTTGCCCCAATACCGCGCGTTGCTTGCCGGTGTCTTGCCCTCGGGGGTTCTGGCCCCGGATTGATTCTCCTCCTCAGATCCCCTGATGAGCCTTGGGCTGCTGGGATTATGCTGTCGCCAACAGCATCACTTTCAAAGCTAAGCAGGCGAGCATGGTACATCCAGCCCGGCTCGCCGTGGCTCTCGCCTGTCCCCCACTTCTCATCCTTGCCAGCCCCCTACCAGGTCTTTGCAGCCTACGCGAGGTTCAAGATATCGCGATCTTCCGTGTCGGTGACTCCGCTTGTATCATCATGACTACGTCGATATAGATTCGTTTTTATGGTCCCATTCGTCTTCTGCACTACTTTGTCCATCTCCTTTACCTCATCCTTTCCCACCGACTTCAAGGTGCCGCCTCACAGGCCCGGTGCTCTATCGTACATCGCATCTGAAACCCGCTTCACTCCAGCCTTGCTCACCATCATACGCATTTCTCAGGCCTTGGGACAATACTCGCCCGTACGGATACACGTGCATGGAAATATCCCGATGTTGTTCAAAGTCGTGTTTGTCCAAAAGACATCATGGTTCCAACCATTGAACTTGCAAATTTTCAACTGGCTCCGAGTGAGCCAAACTTCCCACCATGGACcagaggcgacgaggatgaggaagaTACAGATATTCAAAAGTCGGCATGTCCATATAAGGTCTTCCGATGCCGACGGGAAAAGAGACGAGACAGGTGGCTGATGgatgccggccatggcctccTCCACAATCGAGATTCGATGCCCTCCAACAAAAAACGCCGTCGAAAAGGCCTCTTGAAAGCTTCTACCGGTCCAGATATGGGGAGTATTCCTGGTGCGAAAAATGCCGCCCGTGCCTCCTCTTCTGATGAGAAGGGCCCTTCGAGCGACGATAGTGGCCATGAAAGCGATCATGCATCTGCAGCTGCGGAAGCGCTCCTCCctacgccgtcgacgaccccaTCCGCACCTCATCCCTCGATACCGCAACGGACTCCGCCCATCTCCGAATCATCGTCGTCTCAGGCAACAGCTGCGCCAATCGCGGGACATAGGTCTTCGAGCGTAAAGAAAGCACCTGAACTCGTGCGCACGCTTACTCCCTGATGTCCCTGATCCGCTTGGCTGACTATCACTGATGAGTGCAGCTTCCTTCGAATAATAATGCAGACGTCAAACCTAGCCAGTCGCCATCGCTGGATCGGACCCCGGGCAGTTCGTACATTTCAGAGACAATGAGCACAACCGCCTTGGAGCCCTTGGATCCAACACTCACGGCAGGGAGCAATTTTTGGATTGAATTCACCCCGTACATCACTGGCCCAGTTTCAACTTTTGCCTCAATAGTGAGGAACGAAGTGGAACCTCCCGAGACACAGGTGCCGAGTGTCCCTGTGACGAACGGGCCCAAGGTTATGAGCATGGATACCACTTCATACACCGGTGCGGACACGAACAGCTACCGTGTTCATCGTGATCACGAGGATCTTCATGCTACTACACACACGGCCCTGATTGCTGTCGGCTCCATCGGTCAGTGGTTATGATGCCTTTTTGTAACCCGCGCTGACCCGAAATAAGGCGCCACAATCATCATCTTCTTCGCTTTATGGCTTGGATGGAAGTGTTTCCAAATGCAGAGTGGAAATGGCTCCGAAACGTCGAcgctctcgtcgccgaggaagccAATGCAGCTGATGACCAGCTTTGTTCCCTGTGTTCCCATTCTGAAAAAGCGTTCTGCTAACCCAAGCGTGTCCGACGTTGTTAAGCCATATGATGATGGGTTTTGGGGTAGCAAGctgccgccatcggccgatGGAGGAGTTGAAAATTCAGGAGCCATTACTGTCCCCACGGGGATAGCATCAACACAAGAGGTCAAGGAGTCGAACGCGGTGAGATTGCATCTCAGCCCGCAGAATCAACCTGGATCATCAAATCACCCGCGTCTGAGCAACATTCCCGGCCAACGCATGAGCGAAATCTCATCACTCTCGTCAGGATTTGGCGACGGCGATATCATTATGCCTACGGGAAATAACTTCATCATTGCGGCGGAACGCTTGATGGTTCCCGCACCAGCTGCGCAGCGCTCAAGCGTTGGGGGGGCTTCCCAGCGACGGGAAACAGTATATACGGAAACATCCGAGGACCCTCATCCGCGATTTCGCACCATCAACTCGTGGGTCAAGCAGCAGACAGGTCGAGTGAAGCGAGGTAAACAGCTCGAGATGACAAACGGCGATATACCTCCAGTTCCCAAAATGCCGCTTGAGCAGGATTTCAGATTGATGATGCCGGATGGAGAGGTGCCCCGGCAGGTAGTACCAGGGAAGCGAAGCACAGGCTACGGAATGTCAAAGTGAAAGTGAGGCATGTCCTCGATCGTCCTCAGGGGCAATCATCTGAGAGTGTCTGTTCCACAAAATCCCGGGCTGCGGATCGGTGACGCTTCCATTGCCACGTAGCTGGGGGGCTccgagaagctcgtcggGCTTTTCAAGAACAGGGGAACATTTCCCAAAACCCAATTTCCATCTGATGCAATCGTTAGCAAAAACTGCTAGGTTGCTATGGCTTCACATGCGGGACCTACCTTTGTTGCGTGGATGAATATCTTGACTAGCTCCTCTATCCGGCTGGGCGACTGCTGTCGCATTCTATCCTCCAAAAACTCTGCAACCGGTTACGGTCAGTTTGTGTCTTGTTTGCACGTTTTGCAGCGGAAAAGGGCTGCTGCATGATGAATGAGACATACGAGAGCCTTGCTTGACGGCCGCAATATAGTCATCGGCCAAGTAGTTCTCAATCCAGGACCAGTACATGTTACCCTCGCGGCGGGTGTTGGAGTCCGCCTGCAGCAtcttggcgacggcagcaTAACCGAGGAGGCAAGGTGCGAGGGCCATCTGCAAGGCGAGCGAGTCATCGCtctggccgacgtcgagaaTATAACGCGTGTAGGCGGTGCAAGCTGATGGTAATTCGCGTCAGCAACACGGTGCGCATTGACAGTTGTAGGTTGGGTGAGAATAAACCATGCCTTGCTGCTCTTCGGTGGCGCGCATCTCATCCACAGCGATGCCGAGGGAGTGACAGTAGTTGATATGCATCTGAAGCTCATGCATGGTGTGTTTTACGATATCGGTAGACCGTGGTCCTCAACCAGCTTTAGCCTGGGCGGCGAGAGAGAAGTGGTGACGCGACAGGAAATATTTACCACGACTATGTCGTCGACATTTTTCGCCTTGTACGACGCGAGGGCATTCGCACGCGCAAAGTGAGTCTTGCAAACGAAATATCAGCGTTAAATGCGGCGCCTGCTCTTTTCGATAGGGATACATGCCAGGAATAAGTAGTCTTGGATTATGTAGCCTTTGAACGACTCGAGAGGGAGAGTGCCATCTCCAAGTGCCTTGACGAACTGGTGGTGCACAAATGGCTTCCACACGTCGCTGACATCGGAGCGCTCGAGGAGGTATTCGACAAAGTAGCCTCTGGCCTTGCCGTCAGCCTCCGACGAAGCTGGGATGGTATGCAGGGGGGGTTGAAGCGTGACCATGGCTTACGAAGAAAAGGGCAGGGTGTATGTCGAGTGAAAGTGGTCCAGGGGCCCATGACCATCGCCAAGCCCCGGGGCTGTCCggatgccggcctcgacgtatCGGCAGGCAGCCAGGACGGAGGTGGGAACGTCTCGGCCGTTGGCGAGTCCCGATGCGATGGCGGCTGCGAAAAGCGACAGTATCAGATCTCAGTTCGATCATGAAGAGCAGATCGAAAGCAAGTCGACAAGGGGTGGCCGCCTCTCACCTGCGAGAGAGCAGCCCGTGCCGTGGGTGCTGGTGCTTTGCTGCCAGGGGCTCTCGACGCGCAGGACGAAGCCGTTAGGCCCAAGGAGAACATCGACGACCAGATCCATCTCGGACTCGGTCGAAGCAACTCTCATGTCCCGCCTAAAGGGCAGGTGCCCACCCTTGACGAGCACCCACTTTGGACCGAGGGTCTGGATGCGGCGGCCGATGATCTCGATATCGGACACCGATTCTATGTCTCGACCATTCCTCGCGCACGCAGTTTGCGAAGGAGGAGGGTTGGCGTCAAGGATGAGTCTTGCCTCCGGGATATTGGGCGTGAGGATGGTGGTGAGTGGGAAGAGATGACGGCAAAGACCTTGGATGGCATCGTGGGGCAGAAGTTCTGAGCCAGACGTCGAGACCATGACCTGTGAGCAGCGAGTGAGACGGTGGCAATGGGGAGATGGGGTGATGCCGATGGGCGGCCCCTACCGGATCGACAACGAGAATGGGCACTTTGTGCTTCTTCAATTGCCGGGAAACGGCCTCGATAGTATCTGCAGCTGCCAGCATGCCTTATTTCAAAGTCTCCCGTCAGCTCGCCCCCAGCTAGATGGCTAGTTGCTGAATGAGAGCGTCCCACCTGTCGTGACGACATCTGCGCCCACGTCGTTCAAGCAAGCCTCGATCTGACACTCGACAAAACCGGAAGGGATGGGATGAAGAGCGTGAACACCCATAGTGTTCTGGGCTGtcagcgccgtcgtcgccgtcatggcgtAGCATCCATGGGCGGCGAGCACTTTCTGCCCGGCTTCGAGGCCGCTGGAGGAATCGAGTCAACGTTCAGTATGCGTGGATTGACaagccgggggggggggcaggagATGAAGAGACAGCACTCACGCGCCGCCGGAGCTGTCAGAGCCGGCAATCAGCAACACCCTACCGGTGACCATTCTGCTGTTGCAATCGAGTGAAGTCTCGAGCGTGGTTGGAAAACCTGAGGTGGGGAGGAAGCCTCGCACAAACccccagcaccagcagcctTCCACTTCAGTTCGCCGGCAGCAGTGGGGATATTGCTTCCAAAGTACACGCAAGTATACACAAATGCTGTCAAACAAGTTCGAGCAGTACACAGAGAACCGCAAGCTACGTTGTTAAGAATTAGTAGGTGCCATTACTCTTGCGGTACATCATCGTCTACAGTAGTGTAAGTAGTAGCTGGCTGTGGGGCATCTGAGTCGTGCAGTTTATAGGTCGACTCGATATGACGCAATGACGTACACCCACCTCACACATTGACAAGCACATATACAAATCCTCACGTACCTATCCCCTCACACTTTCACACACTCACAAACATACGCTCACACATTTCTATACGCACCTGTGTATGCTCGTACATACATCACTCTACGTACGGGTGCGAGGCAGAAGGAAAATGGCACGAAGATGGGGAAGCGAGACCGAGAGACATCCAAAAGGAAGAGGAGACCGGGCACTTCATGCTGAAAATAGGCCCCTTCTTTTCAAACCTGGCTTGCTACCGACCAGTCGATACCCATCCGTTCGCCCCTTGCACTGGTGGTGCGCATATGTGGTGATCGGAACGCCGCTTCGCTTCCCCTCCACTCTAATTGCGATTGTTTGGGCCGATTGGGACGCTGCcctccgccctcgtcgcaTCGTCCGTCATTGGGCGGCATCCTTGGCCGGCTCGAGCCTGTTCGCGTCGCACTTGGAGCGGAGCTGGCGCCAGTTCCAAAGTCATCTCCACCGGCTCGCTGACGctcctctgcctctctgTCCTATCGTCGCCGCTGTTCTCGCCAGTCTGGctgctctcgtcgtcgccgccgtcgctctcaTCCTCGCCAAAGACGATCCGTCGCATCACGTTCTTCTCAAATAGATCGATCACCAGCCTACGCACGCCGAGCCTGTAGTGGTTCCACTCCATGAGGCCCATGACTTGCTTGAAAAAGTCGGTGCTTCGGAATGCGTTGGGTTTGCGCTGCTTCAGCTTctgcagctcgccgagcgcctTCTTGTACAAGACCATGttgccgaggtcgacaaTGAGCTCCAGGATCCTCGCGTTGACGTCGCGGTCGCTGAGGAGGGGCGGCAGATCCGATGACtcgagcggcggccgcgCCTGTCGAGCGCGAGGCTGCTTCTGGATGGTGCACTGGGTGTCGTGCAGCTTGATCGACCCTCCGTTGACGTGCCTCCACGGCTTCAGCGAGAAcagccggccgaggtcgttGGGGATGCAAAAGCCCAACGAGgtgcccgtcgacgtcgtgtTCGCATCCCAGCCGTGCTCGGAGACCATCTCCAATCCGTGTGAGGAGCGCGAGATGAGCCCGAGAACGAAGAATGCGGTGCCGCGCATGCTCATCACCTCGTGCGATTCCGCAATTCGAATGATCCTTTCAACAACGTCGCTCGCCTCCAGGAAGGGCGCGCCGAGCTCCATGGAGCCAACGTTTCCGACGGCCCACAGACAACCCTTGACCTTGGTCAggatctcgccgtcgtccgtctgCATGCCCTGATCGCGAATGGTCGACACGAACTCCTCAAAGTGTCCCTTGTCGCTCAGGAGCCTGCAGCCCTCGCGAGTGCGAGTCAGCTCTCTGTAAAAGTGTGGTGGCACGTGGCTGTCGTGAAAGTCGGCGTCCACCGAGGCTTCGTCGAACAAGCTCATGCGATGGCCGTGAtcgtccgtctcggcgagGAACGCCCTAGCCAAGCTGGCTTCGATGACGCTCACGTAGGAATCGTTGCGCCCGAGGAACCAATCGTCCATCTCGTTGCTGATGTAATCCAACCCGTCCAGGTAGTGGTATCCAATCGACGTGGACAGGAATCGCAGAAGTAGAGGCGCTCCAATTTCGCCTAGGTGGTCCAAGGCCGGCCGGCATTCAACGATGTATTCCAGATACGTCTTCCTGTTGCACGCGTTCTCCAGGATcttgacggccgtcgagcacaCCTCGATCTCGGGGTCGTACAATTGCGTGACGAGGAGCTGAATCGCCCACTTGGAATCGCTGGCGCTGTTGTGCTCCTTCAACGAGGACACCGGCCGCATGGTGCATTTGCGAAGCGTGTTCGTCGCGTGTATGCGGATGTCCTTTGTGCCCGCCGTCAGGGCCTTGGACAGCAGGACCCGGGGATGACCCTGGAGACTGTAGTCAAAGTTGGACAGCAGCATCTTGATGAGATCCGGTCGTTGTTTCAGGTCGACGATGTGGTACATCATGTTGAACATCCTCCAACGCTCCAGCAGGAGAAGTCCCTTGGGATCTGTGCTGAGGACGCCGAGCATGGAGAAATAGCCGCAACACAGCGTGTCCGTGAGACGATCTCTCGCGAACATTGGGTACTGGGCGGTAAGGCCGCTCGTCTGCGTTCGTGTTAGCCACCGGCGGCGCTATACCAGTCACACGCGGTCAAGAACGCACCGGGTCACATTGAGCCAGACACTCGGCGATCTGTCTCAGCAGCTTGCTGTCGGCAAGGAACTTGACGCCTTCGGGTGTCATCAGCAGGGAATGCACCAGCGCGCACCCTGCCTTGACATATTTCTGCGTGTTCCTCGTGTTCTTGATATCCGCAAACTTGTACTTGAAGGGCCGGTAGAAGCTCATGATCCTCTTCATGAACTTGGACGCTTTGACCGCTTCGTCCAGCCGTTTTCCGATTTGCAGCGGCCCTTCGATGACCTTCATGATGACGTCCCAGTTCCACTTTAGGTAATTGGAGCTATTCAAGACGCCCGTGTCGATGACGAACTGGCGAAATGTCGCATCGTCGAACACGATGGCGGCGTTGGCTTTGGGGTGATCCTCCGTCACGCCCATGTTCTGCATGCTGTCGCTCGAGGGCAgcgcgtcggccatggaTTCGGACGGCGCGCTCTTGTAAAGCGTTCTGCTGACACTGCTGATCTGGTAGACGATGCCCGAGGCGACAAAATGAGTTTCGTTCCCGAActcggtcgccgccgagaaAAGATCGGGCAGAAGCTGAAGCTCGGCGCTCCACGagggaggaagaaggcgacTGGCCAGCTTGAGAACTTCCCCGATCAGCAGCGTGGTCTTGCGCTTCAGCATCGGGTCCTCCTCGGACTGGGCAATCAGCAACAAGCTCTGCAGCAGGCCAGTCTTGATAAAGGTTGCGAGGAGCAGGGCGGTATAATGATCGACAAAGTTCTGCTCGCTGTTGTCCTCTTCGAGGTGCAGCATCGCGCTCTGCTCCCGAAGGCTGGCAGTCTTCATGTTGGCGACCCTTCCGTAGGTTGTCAGTCTCCGGCCGGCCAGAAACGACGTGGCCCACGCGGGGGGTTTGATGCGCAGCAGGGAGAAAAGGAGGTCCAGGACGGTCTCCCGGATGGCAGGATTCGGAAAGAGCAGGCTCGAGATGAGCGACCTGATCGGTCGGAAGTCGTACATGCAGAGAGACATCAGGCCAGACCATGATCTCATGGCCGCGGAGACAGCCCGGGAACTCTGCTTCAGGATGCTCTCCGTGGCGGCCAGCTGGTCTGTGAAGGCGGTGAAGACGGTATCCAGGCCGTATCCCGGGTGGATGTACTTTCGTCGCTGTGGCGTGTCGAAAAGAAAAAGGAAAGCGGCCATGAGACTCTCCGGGGCCTTGTAGGTCCCCTCCGACAAGGCCTCGGAGAGCGGTCCGAGGCCACCAGAGGCCACAAGGAGGGCCGGATCCCGCACCATGATCTCGGCCAAGGTCTCGATACAGATGGGCCGTAACCGGTCGATGTTCTGGTCGGCAGCCTGGACGCCAGGCCGACGTTCCTCTCCTTGTTCcgcaacggcgacgagggtgcgCACGACGGCTCGTGAGATTTCCTTGACTCCGCCCTTGACGTCGAGAAAGGCTCGCACAAACTTGAGAGATTGCTctcgctcgacgtcggctttCCGATAGTTGTTCAACGACCTCGCGAAGTTAGCAACATTGTTCCGTGACGGACGGCATCTTCGCCCTACCGTATGACCAGATAATCCGTGTTGAGGCTACGAATTTTTTGAAGGGAAGCCACATCCGTGATGGCGTAGCGGGTTGCCCGgtagccggcggcggcgacctcgcgGCTTTCGCTCAGGAGCATCATCTGCATCCTCAGGCCGAAGACGGACCAGACGAGATCATACTTGATGGTCGGGTGCCGCTTGAAAAGATCGACCAGCTGATTGGCACGGCTGACATAATGCTCCGGTGCCATGCCCTCGACTTCGAGCGCCTGGAGAAGCTCCGCCACGGTAAAGGTCGGGCTCTCAAGCAACTCCTCGACATCGGAGCCAAGGGCCGATCTTGCGATGCTCGGTGGCGAGCGCAGGCTCAAAGCGTGGAAGGTGCTCTCCTGCTGCGTCCgattcctcgtcggcgtcgtcggcagtaCCGGCCGCGGCCGTTGGGCGTCTGCTATTTTCTGTCGCAGCTCCTTGATCCTCGAATTGCTGGCGctgagctcggcctcgactcTCTGCCGCTGCTCTTTGGTCTGCTTCGCTTTCTTAATGTTCAGCGCCTCGAGCATGTTCTCACTACCTTCCTTGATCTTGAGCTCCCGGTTCAGTCTGTCCTTGAGGACGGAGAGtgcctgctcggcggcggcattcGTATCCTCCGATTCAAACTTGTCCGCGACGCTGCTGGGGTAGACGGAGCCTACGTCAGCACGACTTGCCGTGCGGCCCGACAGCATCTGGCTCCGCAGCTCCGAGCTGAAGCTGCCGGGACCAACGATGGGGTTGAGG encodes:
- a CDS encoding putative hydroxymethylpyrimidine/phosphomethylpyrimidine kinase 2, with protein sequence MVTGRVLLIAGSDSSGGAGLEAGQKVLAAHGCYAMTATTALTAQNTMGVHALHPIPSGFVECQIEACLNDVGADVVTTGMLAAADTIEAVSRQLKKHKVPILVVDPVMVSTSGSELLPHDAIQGLCRHLFPLTTILTPNIPEARLILDANPPPSQTACARNGRDIESVSDIEIIGRRIQTLGPKWVLVKGGHLPFRRDMRVASTESEMDLVVDVLLGPNGFVLRVESPWQQSTSTHGTGCSLAAAIASGLANGRDVPTSVLAACRYVEAGIRTAPGLGDGHGPLDHFHSTYTLPFSSGYFVEYLLERSDVSDVWKPFVHHQFVKALGDGTLPLESFKGYIIQDYLFLASCTAYTRYILDVGQSDDSLALQMALAPCLLGYAAVAKMLQADSNTRREGNMYWSWIENYLADDYIAAVKQGSQFLEDRMRQQSPSRIEELVKIFIHATKMEIGFWEMFPCS
- a CDS encoding cytosolic regulator Pianissimo, whose product is MTMPSQSSQSSQHQGHHHLQQGRTSLDRDGNALHLPNGGAARNVTASSSSFTPRGSSLNPIVGPGSFSSELRSQMLSGRTASRADVGSVYPSSVADKFESEDTNAAAEQALSVLKDRLNRELKIKEGSENMLEALNIKKAKQTKEQRQRVEAELSASNSRIKELRQKIADAQRPRPVLPTTPTRNRTQQESTFHALSLRSPPSIARSALGSDVEELLESPTFTVAELLQALEVEGMAPEHYVSRANQLVDLFKRHPTIKYDLVWSVFGLRMQMMLLSESREVAAAGYRATRYAITDVASLQKIRSLNTDYLVIRSLNNYRKADVEREQSLKFVRAFLDVKGGVKEISRAVVRTLVAVAEQGEERRPGVQAADQNIDRLRPICIETLAEIMVRDPALLVASGGLGPLSEALSEGTYKAPESLMAAFLFLFDTPQRRKYIHPGYGLDTVFTAFTDQLAATESILKQSSRAVSAAMRSWSGLMSLCMYDFRPIRSLISSLLFPNPAIRETVLDLLFSLLRIKPPAWATSFLAGRRLTTYGRVANMKTASLREQSAMLHLEEDNSEQNFVDHYTALLLATFIKTGLLQSLLLIAQSEEDPMLKRKTTLLIGEVLKLASRLLPPSWSAELQLLPDLFSAATEFGNETHFVASGIVYQISSVSRTLYKSAPSESMADALPSSDSMQNMGVTEDHPKANAAIVFDDATFRQFVIDTGVLNSSNYLKWNWDVIMKVIEGPLQIGKRLDEAVKASKFMKRIMSFYRPFKYKFADIKNTRNTQKYVKAGCALVHSLLMTPEGVKFLADSKLLRQIAECLAQCDPTSGLTAQYPMFARDRLTDTLCCGYFSMLGVLSTDPKGLLLLERWRMFNMMYHIVDLKQRPDLIKMLLSNFDYSLQGHPRVLLSKALTAGTKDIRIHATNTLRKCTMRPVSSLKEHNSASDSKWAIQLLVTQLYDPEIEVCSTAVKILENACNRKTYLEYIVECRPALDHLGEIGAPLLLRFLSTSIGYHYLDGLDYISNEMDDWFLGRNDSYVSVIEASLARAFLAETDDHGHRMSLFDEASVDADFHDSHVPPHFYRELTRTREGCRLLSDKGHFEEFVSTIRDQGMQTDDGEILTKVKGCLWAVGNVGSMELGAPFLEASDVVERIIRIAESHEVMSMRGTAFFVLGLISRSSHGLEMVSEHGWDANTTSTGTSLGFCIPNDLGRLFSLKPWRHVNGGSIKLHDTQCTIQKQPRARQARPPLESSDLPPLLSDRDVNARILELIVDLGNMVLYKKALGELQKLKQRKPNAFRSTDFFKQVMGLMEWNHYRLGVRRLVIDLFEKNVMRRIVFGEDESDGGDDESSQTGENSGDDRTERQRSVSEPVEMTLELAPAPLQVRREQARAGQGCRPMTDDATRAEGSVPIGPNNRN